Proteins from a genomic interval of Irregularibacter muris:
- the larE gene encoding ATP-dependent sacrificial sulfur transferase LarE — MENKYIALKEYVEKLVKEGICIAFSGGVDSSLILKVACEAGKKLNKEVYAITFESRLHPASDVTISKRVAQEMGARHKIIQINEFENEEILKNPENRCYLCKESLFSNLQKFAQELGCKYVVDGTNADDLKVYRPGIQALKELGIVSPLAELDITKAEVRGMASSLNISVSSRPSAPCMATRLPYNTPINFELLEKIEKGEEFIKGLGFRILRLRVHGDIVRIEVPREDLKRLLEKSQEIIPYLKDLGFVYITMDLEGFRSGSMDVYVVKEG, encoded by the coding sequence ATGGAAAATAAATATATCGCTTTAAAAGAATATGTAGAAAAATTAGTAAAAGAGGGGATTTGTATTGCCTTTTCTGGAGGGGTAGATAGCAGTTTGATTTTAAAGGTGGCCTGCGAAGCAGGGAAGAAATTAAATAAGGAAGTTTACGCCATTACTTTTGAATCTAGGCTCCATCCAGCCTCCGATGTGACTATATCTAAAAGAGTAGCCCAAGAAATGGGAGCAAGGCATAAAATTATTCAAATCAATGAATTTGAAAATGAGGAGATTCTGAAAAATCCAGAGAATAGATGTTATTTATGTAAGGAATCATTATTTTCTAACTTACAGAAATTTGCTCAGGAACTGGGGTGCAAATACGTAGTAGATGGTACCAATGCCGATGATTTAAAGGTATATCGGCCTGGAATACAGGCTTTAAAGGAATTGGGAATTGTCAGCCCCTTGGCAGAGCTTGATATTACAAAGGCAGAGGTAAGAGGGATGGCAAGTAGTTTAAATATTTCAGTATCTTCTAGACCTTCAGCCCCCTGTATGGCCACAAGATTACCCTATAATACCCCAATCAACTTTGAACTATTGGAAAAGATAGAAAAGGGAGAAGAATTTATTAAAGGCTTAGGTTTTAGAATTCTACGTCTTAGAGTCCACGGAGATATTGTGAGGATTGAGGTACCTAGGGAGGATTTAAAAAGGTTATTGGAGAAATCTCAAGAAATTATACCTTATTTAAAGGATTTAGGATTTGTTTATATTACCATGGATTTAGAGGGATTCCGCTCAGGAAGTATGGATGTGTATGTGGTAAAGGAGGGCTAG
- a CDS encoding LarC family nickel insertion protein — protein MNNQILYLECYSGISGDMTVSALLDLGADQEVLKEALKSLNVEGYEIQIGRREKCGIDACSFDVILKEEKHQHEHSHNHVDPHHDHIHGEEHHHHEHSHHHIHRNIKDIQEIIDNAQMSDRAKNLSKKIFHVVAKAEAKAHGILIDEVHFHEVGAVDSIVDIVAVAVCLDNLNIHEVVISDLYEGVGHVKCQHGILPVPVPAVVNIVMDHALPLQITDIHGELVTPTGAAIAAAIKTKDALPSSYKIKNIGIGSGKKDFPKANILRAYIIEDDGKKKQMF, from the coding sequence ATGAATAATCAAATCTTGTATTTAGAATGCTATTCGGGAATTAGTGGAGATATGACGGTATCTGCTTTATTGGATTTAGGAGCAGATCAAGAGGTTTTGAAAGAGGCTCTGAAAAGCCTGAATGTAGAAGGTTATGAAATTCAGATTGGGCGAAGAGAAAAATGTGGTATAGATGCCTGTTCCTTTGATGTTATTTTAAAGGAAGAAAAACATCAGCATGAACACAGCCATAATCATGTAGATCCCCATCACGATCATATTCATGGGGAAGAACATCATCACCATGAACATAGTCACCACCATATTCATAGAAATATAAAGGATATCCAGGAAATTATAGATAATGCCCAGATGTCAGATAGAGCAAAAAATCTATCCAAGAAAATTTTTCATGTGGTAGCTAAGGCAGAGGCAAAGGCCCACGGCATCCTTATAGATGAAGTGCATTTCCATGAAGTGGGAGCAGTGGATTCCATAGTAGATATTGTAGCTGTCGCGGTCTGTTTGGATAATTTAAATATACATGAAGTGGTTATATCAGATTTATACGAAGGAGTTGGTCATGTCAAATGCCAACATGGTATTTTGCCAGTGCCAGTACCAGCGGTTGTCAATATCGTCATGGATCATGCCCTACCGCTTCAAATAACAGATATCCACGGAGAACTAGTTACCCCAACAGGAGCTGCCATAGCTGCGGCAATAAAAACAAAAGATGCTCTACCTTCTAGCTACAAAATCAAGAATATAGGTATAGGATCAGGGAAAAAAGATTTCCCTAAAGCTAATATTTTAAGAGCTTATATCATAGAGGATGATGGTAAAAAAAAACAAATGTTTTAA
- a CDS encoding helix-turn-helix domain-containing protein, translating to MALNYNKLWKLLIDKGMKKKDLQELSGVSSATITKLGRNENVNTGILQRICNALKCDICDILEFIPDETD from the coding sequence ATGGCTTTAAACTATAATAAGTTATGGAAACTATTGATAGATAAAGGTATGAAGAAAAAAGACCTGCAAGAGCTATCTGGTGTAAGCTCAGCCACAATAACAAAGCTTGGAAGAAATGAAAATGTAAATACTGGGATACTACAAAGAATATGCAATGCATTAAAGTGCGATATATGTGATATTTTAGAGTTTATTCCGGATGAAACTGATTGA
- a CDS encoding ABC transporter ATP-binding protein — protein MKNPLLEVKDLSISFRMYGRGLKQYHQQTISNLSIDVHKGELLAIVGSSGSGKSLLAHGIMGLLPNNATMGGKVYYEGKELTEKRLEKLRGNKIALIPQSISHLDPLMKIARQVQGTDRSTESRERQRASFERYDLCQQSEKLYPFQLSGGMARRVLISTAAQKDANLIIADEPTPGLDVEMAMKTLNYFRAFADQGKAVLMITHDIDLALQVADKIAVFYAGTIVEIAPVSDFHKGVEALRHPYTKALYKALPQNGFEVTRGCQPYDKDMPIGCAFAPRCSRADEKCHQDKSPLKQLGEGRVRCHHAF, from the coding sequence ATGAAAAATCCATTATTAGAAGTAAAAGATCTATCTATCTCCTTTCGAATGTATGGAAGGGGATTAAAACAATATCATCAACAAACCATTTCTAATCTTTCCATTGATGTGCATAAGGGAGAATTATTAGCTATTGTAGGTTCCAGTGGAAGTGGGAAAAGCTTACTTGCCCATGGCATTATGGGTCTTTTACCCAACAATGCCACTATGGGTGGTAAGGTATATTATGAGGGGAAAGAGCTAACAGAAAAAAGATTAGAAAAACTAAGGGGAAACAAAATTGCCCTTATTCCCCAATCTATTTCCCATCTAGATCCCTTGATGAAAATAGCAAGGCAAGTACAGGGAACGGATAGAAGTACAGAAAGTAGGGAAAGGCAAAGGGCATCCTTTGAAAGATATGATTTATGTCAACAATCCGAAAAACTTTATCCCTTTCAATTATCCGGAGGAATGGCAAGAAGGGTACTGATTTCTACTGCTGCCCAAAAAGATGCCAATCTTATTATTGCCGATGAGCCCACCCCAGGATTAGACGTGGAAATGGCCATGAAAACTTTAAATTATTTTAGAGCTTTTGCGGACCAGGGAAAGGCTGTACTGATGATTACCCATGATATTGATTTGGCTTTGCAGGTGGCGGATAAAATTGCGGTATTTTATGCTGGCACTATTGTAGAAATTGCCCCAGTATCGGATTTTCATAAGGGGGTAGAAGCTTTGAGGCATCCATATACCAAGGCTTTATATAAAGCCCTTCCCCAAAATGGCTTTGAGGTGACTAGGGGATGCCAACCCTATGATAAAGATATGCCTATTGGTTGTGCCTTCGCTCCTAGATGTAGTAGGGCGGATGAAAAATGCCATCAAGATAAATCACCCTTAAAACAACTTGGAGAAGGAAGGGTGAGGTGTCATCATGCTTTTTGA
- a CDS encoding ABC transporter substrate-binding protein → MRRKSMMFKGLIILLVGIFVLGGCQGKGKDASQSQEDALKKKEKLVMAIGSEPDGGFDPIVGWGRYGNPLFQSTLVDTDSNMEIVKDLATDYQISEDGLIWNFTLREDAYFTDGEKLTAEDVVFTFDKAKDSGSIVDLTNMKKISEVNENTVEFILHKPDSSFIYTIAATGIVPKHSYGPNYGENPVGSGPFKLVQWDKGQQIIMEANENYYGKVPEMKKVTVLFMEEDAALAVAQAGQLDVAMTSANLAQQEIDGMHLEVVKTIDNRGLTLPCLPDEGKTTKDGHRIGNNVTSDIAIRRALSYGIDREALIKDALNGYGRPAYTECDGMPWSNEKAIVEYDVVKAKDILEAAGWIDVDKDGIREKNGQRAEINLLYAAGDSTRQVLANAVALQAEELGIKITIEGTSWDVIDQRMYSEAVVMGWGAQSPIETYLLYHSENTGKDYYNPEYFSNEKVDEHIDKAMSSLDHDEALEHWKKVQWDGETGVSTQGESPWVWLVNVDHLYYVKEGLDMGTQKIHPHGHAWPLLANLKDWTWK, encoded by the coding sequence ATGAGAAGAAAATCTATGATGTTTAAAGGATTGATTATTCTACTAGTAGGTATTTTTGTCTTAGGGGGATGCCAGGGAAAGGGGAAAGATGCCAGTCAGTCTCAAGAGGATGCATTGAAAAAGAAGGAAAAATTAGTCATGGCCATAGGTAGCGAACCTGATGGAGGCTTTGACCCCATTGTGGGGTGGGGAAGATATGGTAATCCCCTTTTTCAAAGTACTTTGGTAGATACGGATTCTAATATGGAAATTGTAAAGGATTTGGCTACCGATTATCAGATCAGTGAAGATGGTCTTATCTGGAACTTCACCCTACGGGAGGATGCCTACTTTACCGACGGTGAAAAACTTACAGCAGAGGATGTGGTTTTCACCTTTGATAAAGCTAAAGATAGCGGCTCTATTGTGGATTTAACCAACATGAAAAAGATTTCTGAGGTAAATGAAAACACTGTGGAATTTATCCTACATAAACCAGACTCCTCTTTTATCTACACCATAGCCGCCACAGGGATTGTACCCAAACATTCCTATGGACCTAACTATGGTGAGAATCCCGTAGGTAGTGGTCCCTTTAAGCTAGTGCAATGGGATAAGGGGCAACAGATCATTATGGAAGCCAACGAAAATTATTATGGTAAAGTACCCGAGATGAAGAAAGTCACGGTATTATTCATGGAAGAGGATGCAGCTTTAGCGGTAGCTCAAGCAGGACAGTTGGACGTGGCTATGACCTCTGCAAACCTTGCTCAGCAGGAAATAGATGGGATGCACTTAGAAGTGGTAAAGACCATAGATAACCGTGGATTAACCCTGCCTTGTTTACCAGATGAGGGAAAAACAACCAAAGACGGCCATAGGATTGGAAATAATGTGACATCAGATATTGCTATAAGACGAGCTCTATCCTACGGAATTGACCGAGAAGCATTAATAAAGGATGCTTTAAATGGATACGGTAGACCAGCCTATACAGAATGTGACGGAATGCCCTGGTCCAATGAGAAGGCCATAGTAGAGTACGATGTAGTGAAGGCAAAGGATATTTTAGAAGCAGCAGGCTGGATAGATGTAGACAAGGATGGAATCCGAGAAAAGAATGGACAAAGAGCAGAAATTAATTTACTTTATGCGGCTGGTGATTCTACTAGGCAAGTCTTGGCAAATGCAGTGGCCTTGCAGGCTGAAGAGTTGGGAATAAAAATAACTATTGAAGGAACCAGTTGGGATGTAATTGACCAAAGAATGTATAGTGAAGCGGTAGTCATGGGTTGGGGAGCTCAAAGCCCCATAGAGACCTATTTGCTTTATCATAGTGAAAATACCGGTAAGGATTATTACAATCCTGAATATTTCTCCAATGAAAAAGTAGATGAGCATATTGATAAGGCTATGAGTTCTTTGGATCACGATGAGGCCCTGGAGCATTGGAAAAAGGTTCAGTGGGATGGGGAAACAGGAGTGTCCACCCAAGGGGAAAGCCCCTGGGTATGGTTGGTCAATGTGGATCATTTGTATTATGTAAAAGAGGGCTTGGATATGGGTACTCAAAAGATTCATCCCCATGGTCATGCATGGCCCTTACTTGCCAACTTAAAGGATTGGACATGGAAATAA
- a CDS encoding ABC transporter permease, whose protein sequence is MNRRIKSLVLVVVIITMIVTIVFYGLSVGEKDIKADFSQKNQSLSLKHIFGTDWMGRDMFLRTLKGLSTSILIGLVASLMSAIIAVVIGALAGVGPKWLDQGILWLIDLVMGIPHMVLLILISFAVGRGVKGILIGISLTHWTSLARLIRGEALQLRNEIYIQVSKRLGKGNVYILKKHVLPYILPQVLVGTILMFPHAILHEASITFLGFGLSPEQPAVGIILSESMKYLSTGMWWLAVFPGISLVLIVLLFDKLGENIKRLLDPSSAQE, encoded by the coding sequence ATGAATAGAAGAATAAAATCCTTAGTGTTAGTGGTTGTTATTATAACAATGATTGTAACAATTGTATTTTATGGACTATCCGTAGGGGAAAAGGATATTAAAGCAGACTTTTCCCAAAAGAATCAGTCCTTGTCTTTAAAGCATATTTTTGGTACAGATTGGATGGGAAGGGATATGTTTTTACGCACCTTAAAGGGACTTTCCACAAGTATCCTTATTGGTTTGGTGGCATCCCTTATGAGTGCAATTATAGCTGTAGTTATTGGTGCCTTGGCAGGGGTAGGACCTAAGTGGTTAGATCAGGGGATTTTATGGCTTATTGATCTTGTTATGGGCATTCCCCACATGGTTTTATTAATTCTCATTTCCTTTGCTGTAGGCAGAGGGGTAAAGGGAATTTTAATTGGAATCTCCCTTACCCATTGGACCAGTCTAGCAAGACTCATACGGGGAGAAGCACTGCAACTGCGAAATGAAATCTATATTCAGGTAAGCAAAAGATTGGGTAAGGGGAATGTTTATATACTAAAAAAACATGTACTTCCTTATATATTGCCCCAGGTACTTGTGGGAACTATTTTGATGTTTCCCCATGCTATTTTACATGAAGCCTCTATTACTTTTCTAGGTTTTGGATTATCTCCTGAACAGCCAGCAGTGGGCATTATCCTATCAGAAAGTATGAAATATTTATCTACCGGTATGTGGTGGTTGGCTGTTTTCCCAGGGATATCTTTAGTTTTGATTGTTCTATTGTTTGATAAACTGGGGGAAAACATAAAAAGACTTTTAGATCCCAGTAGTGCACAGGAGTGA
- the larC gene encoding nickel insertion protein, translated as MESNIDDTTGEALGFTLDLLIEGGAKDAFFNPIYMKKNRPAYKLSVICSEENINTMESIIFKNTTTIGIRKYKVNRRVLKREFMTVDTKYGPVRVKICTFEDEKYYYPEYEDIKKICHQRGLGFQRVYDEVKKQIG; from the coding sequence ATGGAGAGTAATATAGACGATACCACAGGGGAGGCTTTAGGCTTCACTTTGGATCTACTCATAGAAGGGGGAGCCAAAGACGCTTTTTTCAATCCCATTTATATGAAGAAGAATAGACCTGCTTATAAACTAAGCGTAATATGTTCGGAAGAAAATATAAATACTATGGAATCCATTATTTTTAAAAACACCACAACTATTGGTATAAGAAAATATAAAGTTAACCGTAGGGTGTTGAAGCGAGAGTTTATGACGGTAGATACAAAATATGGACCAGTGAGAGTCAAGATTTGTACCTTTGAAGATGAAAAATATTATTATCCTGAGTATGAGGATATTAAAAAGATATGTCATCAAAGGGGATTAGGATTTCAAAGAGTGTACGATGAAGTGAAAAAGCAAATAGGATAA
- a CDS encoding ABC transporter permease, protein MNKGIFKRIIQNFIRLVTLLVAVCVIAYFLIQISPIDPIQAYVGAGVAVSPEQRENIENFWGGNGSPLKQFLTWSRAVLQGDFGVSLIYRRPVLDIIIEKFNHSILLMGLSWVLSGIIGYTLGLLMGINRGKPGERVMKTICLSLSSTPTFWVGLILLLIFSIGLGWFPVGLSVPIGMLTKEITFFQRVYHALLPALALSFTSFSPVALHTRDKVFTAMESDYVLFARARGEKSKEIIKNHVVHNTLIPAITLQFASFSELFGGSVLVEQVFSYPGLGRAAVEAGLRSDVPLLLGVTLFSALFVFLGNSIANILYQWVDPKIGEMDYE, encoded by the coding sequence ATGAATAAAGGGATTTTCAAGAGAATCATACAAAATTTTATACGATTAGTTACCCTGTTGGTAGCAGTATGTGTAATTGCATATTTTCTAATACAAATTTCTCCTATAGATCCTATACAGGCTTATGTAGGAGCAGGTGTAGCTGTTAGTCCAGAACAAAGGGAAAATATCGAGAACTTTTGGGGGGGAAATGGTTCGCCCCTAAAACAGTTTCTCACCTGGAGCCGAGCAGTTTTACAGGGAGATTTTGGTGTCTCTCTTATCTATAGGAGACCGGTATTGGATATTATCATAGAAAAGTTTAACCATTCTATTTTACTTATGGGATTGTCCTGGGTTTTATCAGGAATCATCGGGTATACCTTAGGGCTTCTTATGGGAATAAACAGGGGAAAACCAGGGGAAAGGGTAATGAAGACTATTTGTTTAAGCTTGTCCTCTACTCCTACCTTTTGGGTAGGCCTTATATTGCTTTTGATTTTTTCCATAGGCCTAGGATGGTTTCCCGTGGGCTTAAGTGTACCCATTGGTATGCTGACCAAGGAAATCACCTTTTTTCAAAGAGTATATCATGCACTATTACCTGCCCTTGCCCTGAGCTTTACTTCCTTTAGTCCAGTGGCATTACATACAAGGGATAAGGTGTTTACTGCCATGGAAAGTGACTATGTACTTTTTGCTAGAGCAAGGGGAGAAAAATCAAAGGAAATCATTAAAAATCATGTTGTGCATAATACTCTCATCCCTGCCATTACCCTACAATTCGCTTCCTTTAGTGAATTATTCGGGGGCAGTGTGTTGGTAGAACAAGTATTTTCCTATCCTGGACTGGGAAGAGCGGCTGTAGAAGCAGGTTTAAGGAGTGATGTCCCCTTACTTCTTGGAGTTACTCTATTTAGTGCCCTCTTTGTATTTTTAGGGAATTCCATAGCCAATATTCTTTACCAATGGGTTGACCCTAAGATAGGGGAGATGGATTATGAATAG
- a CDS encoding site-specific DNA-methyltransferase: protein MIKDILNENEEITPNSKEITVLKEHFPSCFKNDGTFDIERFKGFLSDKITVTDEGYELKFLGKNYARLLASVDTTTVVVPNGEHNSKPENNNSENIYISGDNLDGLKHLLKSYSGKIKCIYIDPPYNTGTDGFVYNDNFNFTVDSLSEKLSMSEEQAERILDLTKRGSASHSAWLMFMYPRLALARDLLTDDGAIFISIDDNEQSNLKLICDDVFGEENFVATITNTNNPKGRSDDDFVATAHEYIIVYAKSIELLTWGGFEPTEKITRRYNKFDKDGNKYREIDLRKTGENDLREDRPNLFYYFYYNEKTGDFYPDYESYSKEGYVQIRPLRNDGREGNWRWELKTTQSRLSQLHPKFMPNRKIWGIMQMDYLEGRSLVKPTSSWTFKDVNSERGTEEFIKLGFDKRVFPKPKPIGTISRCVILGAEKDDIILDFFSGSATTAHAVMKLNAEDGGNRKFILVQLPEAVKEGSVAEKAGYKTIDQIGIDRIIKAANKIKDENPETVIDLGFKHFTLEEPTPNTLDKIEVFDPNENKLFADKTLLNEFGKPTILSTWLVRDGYGLTVEPEELDLSGYKGYFIDKHLYLIDTEIPNEAIEDIVVKYETEGSFNPENIVLFGYSFTWTEMEQLKINLKRLKDTEKNLNINFDVRY from the coding sequence ATGATTAAAGATATTTTAAATGAAAATGAGGAAATAACTCCTAATTCTAAAGAGATAACTGTATTAAAAGAGCATTTCCCATCATGTTTTAAAAATGATGGAACTTTTGATATTGAAAGATTCAAAGGTTTTTTAAGTGACAAAATTACAGTTACTGACGAAGGCTATGAGTTAAAGTTTTTAGGCAAAAACTATGCAAGGTTATTAGCTTCAGTTGATACTACAACAGTCGTTGTTCCCAATGGAGAGCATAATTCAAAGCCAGAAAATAACAATAGTGAAAACATATATATTAGTGGCGATAATCTTGATGGTTTAAAACATTTATTAAAATCTTACTCTGGAAAAATAAAATGTATTTACATAGACCCCCCATATAATACTGGTACAGACGGGTTTGTATATAATGATAATTTTAATTTCACTGTGGACAGCCTTTCAGAAAAATTAAGTATGAGTGAAGAGCAAGCAGAACGTATTCTTGACCTTACAAAGCGTGGTTCTGCTTCACACTCTGCATGGCTTATGTTTATGTATCCACGCTTGGCTCTTGCTAGAGATTTATTAACCGATGATGGAGCAATTTTTATTTCTATTGATGATAATGAACAGTCTAATTTAAAATTAATCTGTGATGATGTATTTGGAGAAGAAAATTTTGTAGCGACTATAACAAACACTAATAATCCCAAAGGGCGTTCAGATGATGATTTTGTTGCGACTGCACATGAATATATTATCGTTTATGCAAAATCTATAGAATTATTAACATGGGGTGGGTTTGAACCGACAGAAAAAATTACTAGAAGGTATAACAAATTCGATAAAGATGGTAATAAGTATAGAGAAATTGATTTAAGAAAAACTGGAGAAAATGATTTACGTGAGGATAGACCAAATTTGTTTTATTATTTTTATTATAATGAAAAAACTGGGGACTTTTATCCAGATTATGAATCTTATAGTAAGGAAGGGTATGTTCAAATACGGCCCTTAAGGAATGATGGTAGAGAAGGTAATTGGCGATGGGAACTAAAAACAACTCAATCTCGATTATCGCAACTGCACCCCAAGTTTATGCCTAACCGTAAAATATGGGGAATTATGCAAATGGATTATTTAGAAGGACGTAGTTTAGTTAAGCCTACAAGTTCATGGACTTTTAAGGACGTGAATAGTGAACGAGGAACTGAAGAATTTATTAAATTAGGTTTTGATAAAAGAGTTTTTCCAAAACCAAAACCAATTGGAACAATTTCACGTTGTGTTATTCTAGGGGCGGAGAAAGATGATATTATACTTGATTTCTTTTCTGGCTCTGCTACAACAGCTCATGCGGTTATGAAATTAAATGCAGAAGATGGTGGAAATAGAAAATTTATATTGGTTCAACTGCCAGAAGCAGTTAAAGAGGGTAGCGTTGCTGAGAAAGCAGGTTATAAAACCATAGACCAAATTGGAATAGATAGAATTATTAAAGCAGCTAATAAAATAAAAGATGAAAATCCAGAAACAGTTATAGACCTTGGTTTTAAACACTTCACTCTTGAAGAACCAACACCTAATACTTTAGATAAGATTGAAGTTTTTGACCCTAATGAAAATAAGTTGTTTGCAGATAAAACCCTTCTGAATGAGTTTGGGAAGCCCACAATACTTAGTACATGGCTTGTAAGAGATGGTTATGGTTTAACTGTTGAACCAGAAGAATTGGATTTATCTGGTTATAAAGGATATTTTATAGATAAGCACCTTTATTTAATAGATACAGAGATTCCAAATGAAGCCATAGAAGATATTGTAGTAAAATATGAAACAGAAGGAAGTTTTAATCCAGAGAATATTGTACTGTTTGGCTATAGCTTTACTTGGACGGAAATGGAGCAATTAAAAATTAACTTAAAAAGACTAAAAGACACTGAGAAAAATTTAAATATTAATTTTGATGTTCGATATTGA
- a CDS encoding ABC transporter ATP-binding protein — MLFEGKNISFSYPKGEDILRNMNISIESGERVGLIAKSGYGKSTLAKILAGYVKPTKGEVFIDGKPIPTKGHHPVQLIYQHPEKAINPRWRMKEVLEEGGVFQDKMLQAMGIEKHWLTRYPRELSSGELQRFSIVRALGGNTKFLIADEITTMLDAINQAQIWKSILEVVEERNLGLLVITHNHHLANKICTRKIYLEEVNG, encoded by the coding sequence ATGCTTTTTGAGGGAAAAAATATAAGCTTTAGCTACCCTAAGGGAGAGGATATTTTAAGAAATATGAATATCTCTATTGAAAGTGGAGAACGGGTAGGTTTGATCGCCAAAAGTGGTTATGGGAAAAGTACCTTGGCCAAAATTCTTGCAGGTTATGTCAAACCCACCAAGGGGGAAGTGTTTATAGATGGAAAGCCCATACCTACTAAAGGACATCACCCTGTCCAACTTATCTATCAGCATCCAGAAAAGGCTATAAACCCTAGATGGAGGATGAAAGAGGTGTTAGAAGAAGGGGGAGTATTCCAGGATAAAATGTTACAGGCTATGGGTATTGAAAAACACTGGCTTACTAGATATCCCCGGGAACTTTCCTCGGGAGAATTACAGCGTTTCTCCATCGTCAGGGCCTTGGGAGGAAATACAAAGTTTTTAATTGCTGATGAGATTACCACTATGCTAGATGCCATTAATCAAGCCCAGATTTGGAAGTCTATTTTAGAAGTAGTAGAGGAAAGAAATCTAGGACTATTAGTTATCACCCACAACCATCATTTAGCCAATAAAATATGCACAAGAAAAATTTACTTAGAGGAGGTCAACGGATGA
- the larB gene encoding nickel pincer cofactor biosynthesis protein LarB, whose protein sequence is MDIHELLKKVKSGEVDIESAEKQLKKLPYEDLGFAKLDHHRKLRSGFGEVVYCSGKSTEHLIKIFQSFNDKKVDILGTRASKEQFEAVKAIVEEAEYDELSRMIKVVRSKGKKLGNIAVCTGGTSDIPVAEEAAQTAEFFGSHVTRIYDVGVAGIHRLLSKIEEINEANAIIAVAGMEGALAGVIAGLVDKPVIAVPTSVGYGTNFKGLSALLTMLNSCAEGIAVVNIDNGFGAAYMATQINRLAVKGNE, encoded by the coding sequence ATGGATATTCATGAATTACTAAAAAAAGTAAAGTCGGGAGAAGTAGACATAGAAAGTGCAGAAAAACAATTAAAAAAATTACCCTATGAGGATTTAGGGTTTGCAAAGTTGGACCATCATAGAAAGCTTAGATCTGGTTTTGGGGAGGTTGTTTATTGTAGCGGGAAAAGTACAGAACATCTCATAAAAATCTTTCAAAGTTTTAACGATAAAAAAGTTGATATATTGGGCACCCGGGCCAGCAAAGAGCAGTTTGAAGCAGTAAAGGCTATTGTAGAAGAGGCGGAGTATGATGAACTGTCTAGGATGATTAAGGTAGTAAGATCCAAAGGGAAAAAACTAGGGAATATTGCCGTGTGCACAGGGGGTACATCGGATATTCCCGTAGCGGAAGAAGCTGCCCAAACGGCAGAATTCTTTGGTAGCCATGTCACCCGTATCTATGATGTAGGGGTGGCGGGTATTCATAGATTATTATCCAAGATTGAGGAAATCAATGAGGCCAATGCTATTATCGCTGTTGCTGGTATGGAAGGAGCCTTAGCTGGAGTGATTGCAGGTTTGGTAGATAAACCAGTGATCGCCGTACCTACTTCTGTTGGATATGGCACTAATTTTAAGGGCCTTTCGGCTTTACTTACCATGCTCAATTCCTGTGCCGAAGGTATAGCGGTGGTAAATATTGATAACGGCTTTGGAGCAGCCTATATGGCGACTCAAATCAATCGACTGGCGGTGAAGGGAAATGAATAA
- a CDS encoding DUF4368 domain-containing protein: MDKIIVFKAEKVNGKRQQKIRIYYNVLKQLIFQKGMKKRHSREYSYANFFRLINPYGRDPFSWFLCYPICFFTSSYTL; the protein is encoded by the coding sequence GTGGACAAGATAATCGTCTTTAAAGCCGAGAAAGTAAATGGAAAAAGACAGCAGAAAATTCGTATCTATTATAACGTATTGAAGCAGTTGATATTCCAAAAAGGGATGAAAAAACGGCATAGCCGTGAATACAGCTATGCCAATTTTTTTAGACTAATAAATCCCTATGGGAGAGACCCATTTTCTTGGTTTTTGTGTTATCCTATTTGCTTTTTCACTTCATCGTACACTCTTTGA